The following proteins are co-located in the Salinigranum halophilum genome:
- a CDS encoding DUF4013 domain-containing protein — protein sequence MIEESLRYLRSSEDWIKTVLIGGLLTIFGFLLVPLFIVVGYYVRVLRGTMHDESEPPVFDDWGEMLMEGLKGFAIYVVYGLVPGIIGAIIAFVGIGGAIAGDSGAAGVLGGLVALVGFLVALALGLLAAYIVPAALANFVEKDDLMAGFAFGEIRAVITTKAYAMGWLTAFALLLGAGILTSVLSIVPVIGTVIGIFVTFYAAVAAFYVIGHTWADVHPVDLHEEEEMPGQQPAI from the coding sequence ATGATTGAAGAATCACTCAGATATCTGCGCAGCAGCGAAGACTGGATCAAGACCGTCCTCATCGGCGGCCTCCTGACCATCTTCGGGTTCCTCCTCGTCCCCCTGTTCATCGTCGTGGGCTACTACGTCCGCGTCCTCCGGGGGACGATGCACGACGAGAGCGAACCCCCGGTGTTCGACGACTGGGGGGAGATGTTGATGGAGGGGCTGAAGGGCTTCGCCATCTACGTCGTCTACGGGCTCGTCCCCGGTATCATCGGCGCGATCATCGCGTTCGTCGGCATCGGCGGCGCGATTGCCGGCGACTCGGGCGCTGCAGGCGTTCTCGGTGGTCTGGTCGCCCTCGTGGGCTTCCTCGTCGCGCTCGCGCTCGGCCTCCTGGCGGCGTACATCGTCCCCGCCGCGCTGGCGAACTTCGTCGAGAAGGACGACCTGATGGCCGGCTTCGCCTTCGGCGAGATCCGTGCGGTCATCACGACCAAGGCGTACGCGATGGGCTGGCTGACGGCGTTCGCGCTACTGCTCGGCGCAGGTATCCTCACCTCCGTCCTGAGCATCGTCCCGGTCATCGGGACCGTCATCGGCATCTTCGTGACGTTCTACGCGGCTGTCGCCGCGTTCTACGTCATCGGCCACACCTGGGCCGACGTCCACCCCGTCGACCTCCACGAGGAAGAGGAGATGCCCGGCCAGCAGCCGGCGATCTGA
- a CDS encoding DUF7351 domain-containing protein, which translates to MTSDEWTPAAAFSALADARRLEIIRALDAASGRCQTFSALHEAVGVDDSGQFNYHLSRLRPHFVEKAGEGYRLTAAGRQVVRAVAAGRFTADVRFDEFEHDSVCHRCETHLCVSYRDERLRFRCPCCDEVVLNVGFPSSGVRERSPGVAVDAFARFSYHRVSQARDGVCPDCSGPTDGTVTDDVPPSIDKPAAVVFECDVCRGAVVTSFGGVAIYDPRVRSFHRERGVDLRDGYYWEVPQCLTSAHTTVESTNPWQTTVRFPVDGDACLARFEEADLVAVDVEQTG; encoded by the coding sequence ATGACGAGCGACGAGTGGACCCCCGCGGCGGCGTTCAGTGCGCTCGCGGACGCGAGGCGACTCGAGATCATCCGAGCACTCGACGCCGCCTCCGGTCGGTGTCAGACCTTCTCGGCACTCCACGAGGCAGTCGGCGTCGACGACAGCGGACAGTTCAACTACCACCTCTCTCGGCTGCGCCCCCACTTCGTCGAGAAGGCGGGCGAGGGCTACCGCCTCACCGCGGCGGGTCGGCAGGTCGTCCGCGCCGTCGCGGCGGGCCGGTTCACGGCCGACGTCCGCTTCGACGAGTTCGAACACGACAGCGTCTGTCACCGCTGTGAGACACACCTGTGTGTCTCCTACCGTGACGAGCGGCTCCGGTTTCGGTGCCCGTGCTGCGACGAGGTCGTGTTGAACGTCGGCTTCCCGTCGAGCGGCGTCCGCGAGCGGTCACCAGGGGTGGCCGTCGACGCCTTCGCTCGGTTCTCGTACCACCGCGTCTCGCAGGCTCGCGACGGCGTCTGTCCCGACTGCTCGGGCCCCACTGACGGGACGGTGACCGACGACGTCCCGCCGTCGATCGACAAGCCCGCCGCCGTCGTCTTCGAGTGTGACGTCTGTCGCGGCGCAGTCGTCACGTCGTTCGGTGGCGTCGCCATCTACGACCCGCGCGTCCGCTCGTTCCATCGCGAGCGCGGGGTCGACCTCCGCGACGGCTACTACTGGGAGGTTCCACAGTGTCTCACCAGTGCGCACACGACCGTCGAATCGACGAACCCCTGGCAGACGACCGTCCGATTCCCCGTCGACGGCGACGCCTGCCTGGCGCGGTTCGAGGAGGCCGACCTCGTGGCCGTCGACGTCGAACAGACGGGGTGA
- a CDS encoding ornithine cyclodeaminase family protein produces the protein MTETLFLSSDDVAGLVSPAEYVDVVREGYRQRGRGAPAEPRTKFLPDDPPGMLTTYGAVLPETGAMGGYMYSAGFGARDAWFVTPLFDSESGELLAVIDGAHMNPYKTGAAGAVGADALAREDATSVALIGSGAQARGQLRTLATVRDLDTAWVYSPTKENRESFAGEMDRELDASVAAVASASAAIENADIVVTATTAREPVFDGDRLEPGTHVTAMGQYHPEKRELDATTIERATYVPDLRKRATTDAGSFLLAMEEGVVDESHIHAELGEVVAGVAEGRTTEDEITVFDSGGTGIETVAAAYLLYERATENGLGTTVDFSPASEAF, from the coding sequence ATGACCGAGACGCTGTTCCTCTCGAGCGACGACGTGGCCGGACTCGTGTCGCCCGCGGAGTACGTCGACGTGGTCCGCGAGGGGTACCGTCAGCGGGGTCGGGGCGCACCCGCGGAGCCTCGGACGAAGTTCTTGCCCGACGACCCGCCGGGGATGCTCACGACGTACGGCGCCGTGCTCCCCGAGACGGGCGCGATGGGCGGCTACATGTACAGCGCGGGCTTCGGGGCGCGCGACGCCTGGTTCGTCACGCCGCTGTTCGATTCGGAGTCCGGCGAACTCCTCGCCGTCATCGACGGTGCCCACATGAACCCGTACAAGACGGGCGCGGCGGGGGCTGTCGGCGCGGACGCGCTGGCTCGTGAGGACGCGACCTCCGTCGCGCTCATCGGGAGCGGCGCGCAGGCACGCGGTCAGCTCCGCACGCTCGCGACCGTCCGTGACCTCGACACCGCGTGGGTCTACTCGCCCACGAAGGAGAACCGCGAGTCGTTCGCGGGCGAGATGGACCGCGAACTCGACGCGAGCGTCGCCGCCGTCGCCTCCGCCTCGGCGGCAATCGAGAACGCCGATATCGTCGTCACGGCGACCACGGCCCGGGAGCCGGTGTTCGACGGCGACCGGCTCGAACCGGGGACCCACGTCACCGCGATGGGACAGTACCACCCCGAGAAGCGGGAACTCGATGCGACGACCATCGAGCGGGCGACCTACGTGCCCGACCTTCGCAAGCGGGCCACGACGGATGCGGGCTCGTTCCTCCTCGCGATGGAGGAGGGGGTCGTCGACGAGTCACACATCCACGCCGAACTGGGAGAGGTCGTCGCCGGGGTCGCCGAGGGGCGTACCACCGAGGACGAAATCACCGTCTTCGACTCCGGTGGAACCGGCATCGAGACCGTCGCCGCGGCGTACCTGCTGTACGAACGAGCCACCGAGAACGGACTCGGCACGACGGTCGACTTCTCGCCCGCGAGCGAGGCGTTCTGA
- a CDS encoding nuclear transport factor 2 family protein yields the protein MSARETVLDYYEALRRGEPLAPYFAERPDVVKVGVFSRVVGFDDVAESLREQTRTTAAWTVDSHDLRTHEPPTDDACVWFTDVVDLSWRETGRETSHAFETRWSGVLEPRGDGDAREWVFATMHVSAPHRPQQDAE from the coding sequence ATGAGCGCTCGGGAGACCGTCCTCGACTACTACGAGGCCCTCCGTCGCGGAGAGCCGCTGGCACCGTACTTCGCGGAGCGGCCGGACGTCGTCAAAGTGGGGGTGTTCTCGCGGGTCGTCGGCTTCGACGACGTCGCCGAATCCCTCCGCGAGCAGACGCGGACGACGGCGGCGTGGACCGTCGACAGTCACGACCTCCGGACGCACGAACCGCCGACCGACGACGCGTGCGTGTGGTTCACCGACGTGGTGGACCTCTCGTGGCGCGAGACGGGTCGCGAGACGTCCCACGCGTTCGAGACCCGATGGAGTGGCGTGCTCGAACCCCGTGGCGACGGTGACGCCCGCGAGTGGGTGTTCGCCACCATGCACGTCTCGGCACCGCACCGCCCCCAACAGGACGCCGAATAA
- the rqcH gene encoding ribosome rescue protein RqcH, translating into MDPKQELSSVDLAALVTELNRYEGAKVDKAYLYGDDLLRLRMRDFDRGRVELIVEVGDVKRAHIADPEHVPDAPGRPPNFAMMLRNRIANADFVGAEQYEFDRILVFEFERGDERTKIVAELFGQGNIAVLDETDEVVRSLETVRLKSRTVAPGAQYEFPSSRLNPLTVGFDTFRRRMAESDTDVVRTLATQLNLGGLYAEELCTRAGVEKTLAIEDAGEAEYRAVHDAIADLAAQLKSGDFEPRVYLDGDRVVDATPFPLREREREELNEEAYDTFNEALDAYFYRVQLAEEEEPEPGDNRPDFEAEIAKQQRIIEQQEGAIEGFEEQAQAEREKAETLYARYDLVDEILATVRDAREQGVPWDDIEATLSAGAEQGIPAAEAVVGVDAAEGTVTVDLDGTRVTVDVSMGVEKNADRLYTEAKRIEEKKAGALAAIEDTREELAAVKKRRDAWEADDEEDDEEDDGEDVDWLSRQSIPIRQPEHWYERFRWFETSDGFLVVGGRNADQNEDLVKKYLSKHDRFFHAQAHGGPVTVLKASRPSEPSNPVDFPDSTLEEAAQFAVAYSSVWKDGRHAGDAYMVTPDQVSKTPESGEYLEKGGFVIRGDRTYFRDCEARLAVGIRCEGETRVIGGPPTAIEPQAETTITLEPGRYAQNDAAKMCYREFKTRFADQSFLRKIASPDRIQEFLPPGGSELRDV; encoded by the coding sequence ATGGACCCGAAGCAGGAGCTTTCGAGCGTCGACCTCGCAGCTCTCGTCACCGAGCTCAATCGATACGAGGGCGCGAAGGTCGACAAGGCCTATCTGTACGGTGATGACCTCCTGCGCCTCCGCATGCGCGACTTCGACCGCGGCCGCGTCGAACTCATCGTCGAGGTGGGCGACGTGAAGCGCGCGCACATCGCCGACCCCGAACACGTCCCCGACGCCCCCGGTCGGCCGCCGAACTTCGCGATGATGCTCCGGAACCGTATCGCCAACGCGGACTTCGTCGGGGCCGAACAGTACGAGTTCGACCGCATCCTCGTCTTCGAGTTCGAGCGCGGCGACGAGCGGACGAAAATCGTCGCCGAACTGTTCGGCCAGGGGAACATCGCCGTCCTCGACGAGACGGACGAGGTCGTCCGCAGCCTCGAAACCGTCCGACTGAAGTCGCGCACCGTCGCACCCGGCGCACAGTACGAGTTCCCCTCCTCGCGGCTGAACCCCCTCACCGTCGGGTTCGATACCTTCCGCCGACGGATGGCCGAATCCGACACGGACGTCGTGCGGACGCTCGCGACCCAGCTCAATCTGGGTGGGTTGTACGCCGAGGAACTCTGCACACGGGCGGGCGTCGAGAAGACACTCGCCATCGAGGATGCGGGCGAAGCGGAGTACCGCGCGGTTCACGACGCCATCGCCGACCTCGCCGCGCAGCTCAAATCGGGTGACTTCGAACCGCGCGTGTACCTCGACGGCGACCGGGTGGTCGACGCGACTCCCTTCCCCCTCCGCGAGCGCGAGCGCGAGGAACTGAACGAGGAGGCGTACGACACGTTCAACGAGGCACTCGACGCGTACTTCTACCGGGTGCAGCTCGCCGAGGAAGAGGAGCCGGAACCGGGGGACAACCGCCCGGACTTCGAGGCGGAAATCGCCAAACAGCAACGTATCATCGAGCAGCAAGAGGGTGCCATCGAAGGGTTCGAAGAGCAGGCGCAAGCCGAACGGGAGAAGGCCGAGACACTCTACGCACGGTACGACCTCGTCGACGAGATTCTCGCCACCGTTCGCGATGCGCGCGAGCAGGGCGTCCCGTGGGACGATATCGAAGCGACGCTTAGCGCGGGTGCCGAACAGGGGATTCCGGCGGCCGAGGCCGTCGTCGGTGTCGACGCCGCGGAGGGGACGGTCACCGTCGACCTCGACGGGACGCGCGTGACCGTCGACGTCTCGATGGGCGTCGAGAAGAACGCCGACCGCCTCTACACCGAGGCCAAGCGTATCGAGGAGAAGAAAGCGGGTGCGCTGGCCGCCATCGAGGACACCCGTGAGGAGCTCGCGGCGGTGAAAAAGCGCCGGGACGCCTGGGAGGCCGACGACGAGGAGGACGACGAGGAAGACGACGGCGAGGACGTCGACTGGCTCTCGCGGCAGTCCATCCCCATCCGCCAGCCCGAACACTGGTACGAACGGTTCCGGTGGTTCGAGACCTCGGACGGCTTCCTCGTGGTCGGTGGGCGGAACGCGGACCAGAACGAGGACCTCGTGAAGAAGTACCTCTCGAAGCACGACCGGTTCTTCCACGCGCAGGCGCACGGGGGGCCGGTGACGGTACTCAAGGCCTCGCGGCCGTCGGAGCCGTCGAATCCGGTCGATTTCCCCGACTCGACGCTCGAGGAGGCCGCGCAGTTCGCCGTCGCGTACTCGTCGGTGTGGAAGGACGGCCGGCACGCGGGCGACGCGTACATGGTGACGCCCGACCAGGTGTCGAAGACACCCGAGAGCGGCGAGTATCTCGAGAAGGGTGGATTCGTCATCCGCGGTGACCGCACCTACTTCCGCGACTGCGAGGCGCGGCTCGCCGTCGGGATTCGGTGTGAAGGCGAGACGCGTGTCATCGGTGGGCCGCCGACGGCCATCGAACCGCAGGCGGAGACGACCATCACGCTCGAACCCGGCCGCTACGCACAGAACGACGCGGCGAAGATGTGTTATCGGGAGTTCAAGACCCGGTTCGCCGACCAGTCGTTCCTCCGGAAAATCGCCAGTCCGGACCGCATCCAGGAGTTCCTCCCGCCGGGTGGGAGCGAACTGCGCGACGTGTAA
- a CDS encoding DUF4013 domain-containing protein, translating into MLSDALSFPRRGDDWLSTLLVGGILTILGFLLLPAFVLQGYLVRVLNAAARGERTPPSFTQWGTLLVDGVKVFVVNLVYGLFALVPFVLLFGSLLVAVPSDPVPMEPATTPPPPPGSASGLVIVVLLVAVVAVVTLLLTYLVPAALANFAIEGRLGAAFALRTIVSGAFTSDYAVAWVLALVVGIVGVLVGAALSAVVVGVFVLFYVQVVFYYLVGRGFAAGLAKKRWTEP; encoded by the coding sequence ATGCTCTCCGATGCACTGTCGTTTCCTCGCCGAGGTGACGACTGGCTGTCGACCCTCCTCGTCGGTGGTATCCTGACCATCCTCGGATTCTTGCTCCTCCCCGCGTTCGTCCTCCAGGGCTACCTCGTCCGGGTGCTGAACGCCGCCGCCCGCGGGGAGCGTACGCCGCCGTCGTTCACCCAGTGGGGGACGCTCCTCGTCGACGGCGTGAAGGTGTTCGTCGTGAACCTCGTCTACGGGCTGTTCGCTCTCGTCCCGTTCGTCCTCCTCTTCGGTAGCCTCCTCGTCGCCGTCCCCAGTGACCCGGTCCCGATGGAGCCGGCGACGACGCCACCGCCGCCACCGGGATCTGCGAGTGGCCTCGTAATCGTCGTCCTGCTCGTCGCCGTCGTCGCCGTGGTGACCCTCCTCCTCACCTACCTCGTCCCGGCGGCGCTCGCGAACTTCGCCATCGAGGGGCGGCTCGGCGCAGCGTTCGCGCTACGGACCATCGTCTCGGGGGCGTTCACGAGCGACTACGCCGTCGCGTGGGTGCTCGCACTCGTCGTCGGCATCGTCGGTGTCCTCGTCGGTGCCGCGCTCTCGGCCGTCGTCGTCGGCGTCTTCGTCCTCTTCTACGTCCAGGTGGTGTTCTACTACCTCGTGGGGCGGGGGTTCGCGGCGGGCCTCGCGAAGAAGCGGTGGACCGAGCCGTGA
- a CDS encoding tRNA uridine(34) 5-carboxymethylaminomethyl modification radical SAM/GNAT enzyme Elp3, with the protein MTGTAEGTVEESSPEETEAFRQTCETLVERIIAGDVDADSLEGAKLQACSEHSSPKVPKNTDILQYAPKDRRADVKEVVRRKPVRTASGVSPIAIMTSPHMCPHGKCLYCPGGPASEFDSSQSYTGHEPAAARGEQNDYDPYGQVTLRLEQLRHIGHPVDKAELILMGGTMTARSHDYQEWFVKRALQAMNEYDLESEPNPAEGRSFAQEPGEYDFRYVEDVIADNETADVRCVGMTFETKPDWCDPEQIDRMLRLGGTKVEVGVQTTYERINREMHRGHGTQASVDANRRLRDAGFKVGFHMMPGQPGMTREMCVEDFRQLRDNPKWRPDYLKIYPTLVVRGTRVYDQWRREEFDPLTNEEAADVVAEAMGLVPEYTRLQRVQRDIPADFIDAGVWKSNLRQLAEQRAAERGIECRDIRAREVGMNDADPDPERVELSAQTYEAAGGREQFLAFEDPHHDLLIGFCRLRYPSNSPYGDRPDADPVREELRDAAIVRELHVYGSEVGLGGEGDWQHRGYGRRLVEEAERRASEDGFSKLAVISGIGVRQYYREKLGYRQDGPYVSKQL; encoded by the coding sequence ATGACCGGCACCGCCGAGGGCACAGTCGAGGAGTCCTCACCCGAGGAGACCGAGGCCTTCCGACAGACCTGTGAGACGCTCGTCGAGCGCATCATCGCGGGCGACGTCGACGCCGATTCGCTCGAGGGGGCGAAACTCCAAGCGTGTTCGGAGCACTCCTCGCCGAAGGTGCCGAAGAACACGGACATCCTCCAGTACGCGCCGAAAGACCGCCGAGCGGACGTGAAAGAGGTCGTCCGCCGCAAGCCCGTCCGGACGGCGTCGGGCGTCTCGCCCATCGCCATCATGACCTCGCCGCACATGTGCCCGCACGGGAAGTGTCTGTACTGTCCCGGCGGGCCGGCCTCGGAGTTCGACTCGTCGCAGTCGTACACGGGCCACGAACCCGCCGCGGCGCGCGGCGAGCAGAACGACTACGACCCGTACGGGCAGGTGACGCTCCGCCTCGAACAGCTCAGACACATCGGCCACCCCGTCGACAAGGCCGAACTCATCCTGATGGGCGGGACGATGACGGCGCGGAGTCACGACTATCAGGAGTGGTTCGTCAAGCGCGCGCTGCAGGCGATGAACGAGTACGACCTCGAGTCGGAGCCGAACCCCGCAGAGGGACGGTCGTTCGCCCAGGAACCGGGCGAGTACGACTTCCGCTACGTCGAGGACGTCATCGCCGACAACGAGACGGCGGACGTGCGCTGTGTGGGGATGACGTTCGAGACGAAGCCCGACTGGTGTGACCCCGAACAGATCGACCGGATGCTCCGCTTGGGGGGCACGAAGGTCGAAGTCGGCGTGCAGACGACGTACGAGCGCATCAACCGTGAGATGCACCGCGGGCACGGGACACAAGCGTCGGTCGACGCCAACCGTCGGCTCAGAGACGCCGGGTTCAAAGTCGGCTTCCACATGATGCCCGGCCAGCCCGGGATGACCCGCGAGATGTGCGTCGAGGACTTCCGCCAGCTCCGGGACAACCCGAAATGGCGACCCGACTACCTGAAAATCTATCCGACGCTCGTCGTCAGGGGAACGAGGGTGTACGACCAGTGGCGGCGCGAGGAGTTCGACCCTCTGACGAACGAGGAGGCGGCCGACGTCGTCGCGGAGGCGATGGGGCTCGTCCCCGAGTACACGCGGCTCCAGCGCGTCCAGCGCGACATCCCCGCGGACTTCATCGACGCCGGCGTCTGGAAGTCGAACCTCCGACAGTTGGCGGAACAGCGCGCCGCAGAGCGCGGTATCGAGTGCCGCGATATCCGCGCCCGCGAGGTGGGCATGAACGACGCGGACCCCGACCCCGAGCGGGTCGAACTCTCGGCTCAAACGTACGAGGCCGCCGGCGGCCGCGAGCAGTTCCTCGCGTTCGAAGACCCTCACCACGACCTCCTCATCGGCTTCTGTCGCCTCCGGTATCCCTCGAACTCGCCCTACGGCGACCGGCCCGACGCCGACCCGGTCCGCGAGGAACTACGAGACGCCGCCATCGTTCGCGAACTGCACGTCTACGGGAGCGAGGTCGGCCTCGGTGGGGAGGGAGACTGGCAACACCGCGGCTACGGCAGGCGGCTCGTCGAGGAGGCAGAACGCCGCGCGAGCGAGGACGGCTTCTCGAAACTCGCGGTCATCTCGGGTATCGGCGTCCGCCAGTACTACCGCGAGAAGCTGGGCTACCGGCAGGACGGCCCCTACGTGTCGAAGCAGCTGTGA
- a CDS encoding MFS transporter, which translates to MNRNDRSIVALVSLAHGMVHTYELSIPIFVSIWLVEFSAVDLGFTQVGVTTATLGVVVTAGYGLFGAGALPSGVLVDRVGSRRLIRACLFGMAASFLLLAVAPGLVAVTLALLVWGIAASVYHPAGLALLSKGVEERGTGFAYHGIAGNIGQGGGPLVTTLLLLFLDWTLVAALLAVPALVAGLYASRAEFDETAAVTPSTDGGEDASTDGGSKATSGVDSLADFRTESLRLFTGGFVLVFVVALCSGLYYRGFLTFLPGVLSSVPGFEPFPLSAVLPAELARAIGGGSQLVRPERYFYAGLLVVGVFGQYAGGKLSDRIDVEKGIVGGFGMLALLALVFLPVADTGVAPLVVLGAVIGFFLFFVQPFYQATVAEYSPADARGLSYGYTYFGVFGVGALGGTVAGVVLTYAAPAELFVVLAGIAVVATGLGLSLVRR; encoded by the coding sequence GTGAATCGGAACGACCGCTCCATCGTCGCACTGGTGAGTCTCGCACACGGGATGGTCCACACCTACGAACTGTCGATTCCGATCTTCGTCTCCATCTGGCTCGTCGAATTCTCGGCGGTCGACCTCGGCTTCACGCAGGTCGGCGTCACGACGGCGACGCTCGGGGTCGTCGTCACTGCCGGCTACGGGCTGTTCGGCGCGGGTGCACTCCCCAGCGGCGTCCTCGTCGACCGGGTCGGTTCGCGGCGCCTCATCCGCGCCTGCCTCTTCGGCATGGCCGCGTCGTTCCTCTTACTCGCGGTGGCTCCGGGCCTCGTCGCCGTGACGCTCGCGCTGTTGGTGTGGGGAATCGCGGCGTCGGTCTACCACCCCGCCGGGCTCGCGCTGCTCTCGAAGGGCGTCGAAGAGCGCGGCACGGGCTTTGCGTACCACGGTATCGCCGGAAACATCGGGCAGGGTGGCGGTCCGCTCGTGACGACGCTCCTCCTCTTGTTCTTGGACTGGACGCTCGTCGCGGCGCTTTTGGCCGTCCCCGCGCTCGTGGCGGGACTGTACGCCTCGCGCGCGGAGTTCGACGAGACGGCGGCGGTCACGCCGAGCACGGACGGCGGCGAGGACGCGTCCACCGACGGTGGCTCGAAAGCCACTTCGGGCGTCGACTCGCTCGCCGACTTCCGCACCGAATCGCTGCGGCTCTTCACCGGCGGGTTCGTCCTCGTGTTCGTCGTCGCGCTCTGTTCGGGGCTGTACTACCGGGGCTTTCTGACGTTCCTCCCCGGTGTCTTGAGCTCGGTCCCCGGCTTCGAGCCGTTCCCACTCTCGGCGGTGCTCCCGGCCGAACTCGCCCGGGCCATCGGCGGCGGCTCCCAGCTCGTCCGCCCCGAGCGGTACTTCTACGCGGGACTGCTCGTCGTCGGCGTCTTCGGCCAGTACGCCGGGGGGAAGCTCTCGGACCGAATCGACGTCGAGAAAGGCATCGTCGGTGGCTTCGGCATGTTGGCCCTTCTCGCGCTCGTGTTCCTCCCCGTCGCAGACACGGGGGTGGCTCCGCTCGTCGTCCTCGGAGCCGTCATCGGCTTCTTCCTCTTCTTCGTCCAGCCGTTCTACCAGGCGACCGTCGCCGAGTACAGCCCCGCGGACGCCCGGGGGCTCTCGTACGGCTACACCTACTTCGGCGTCTTCGGCGTCGGCGCGCTCGGCGGCACCGTCGCCGGGGTCGTCCTCACCTACGCCGCGCCCGCCGAACTGTTCGTCGTCCTCGCGGGCATCGCCGTCGTCGCCACGGGACTCGGCCTGTCCCTCGTCCGACGCTGA
- a CDS encoding GNAT family N-acetyltransferase: MTRRVKRVETDEELAAALAVRERVFVEEQGVPPELEVDEYDSLDGATHFVAFDGDSPVGAARLRADEGETRGKVERVAVLETYRGEGLGARLMDAVEAAAERRGFEALVLHAQTAVEGFYARRGYRRVGEEFEEAGIRHVEMVRSV, translated from the coding sequence GTGACACGACGGGTCAAGCGCGTCGAGACCGACGAGGAACTCGCGGCGGCGCTCGCGGTCCGCGAGCGGGTGTTCGTCGAGGAACAGGGCGTCCCGCCCGAACTGGAGGTCGACGAGTACGACAGCCTCGACGGGGCGACACACTTCGTCGCCTTCGACGGCGACAGCCCCGTCGGCGCCGCCCGACTGCGGGCGGACGAGGGCGAGACCCGCGGGAAGGTCGAGCGCGTCGCCGTCCTCGAGACGTACCGCGGTGAAGGGCTCGGCGCTCGACTGATGGACGCCGTCGAGGCCGCCGCGGAGCGCCGAGGGTTCGAGGCGCTCGTCCTCCACGCTCAGACCGCCGTCGAGGGGTTCTACGCGAGGCGCGGCTACCGGCGAGTGGGCGAGGAGTTCGAAGAGGCCGGTATCCGACACGTCGAGATGGTCCGGTCGGTCTGA
- a CDS encoding mRNA surveillance protein pelota has translation MRIVSRGRGEEGRERMTLVPENVDDLWHLSYVLEPGDLVEGDTTRRIQRNDEQMRDTGGEREHLHVTIEVDDVEFARFANRLRVGGEIVGCSREDQLGHHHTLNVEERSELTVEKQFKPDQTERLEEAEQATENPDVAIVTVEEGEAYIHTVAQYGTEEYASFTRPTGKGDYARPRSELFDEVGKALSHLDVDAVILAGPGFTKNDARDHLNEEYAEAAEKIIKTVDTSGVGDRGVHEVLKRGAVDDVQEQTRIAEESRLIDDLMDGMAQGAKVAYGIDETAEAAEFGAVEHLLVLDSRLRDERQGTGDWDVDVNDVIETVEQKGGDVTVFSGEFAPGQQLKNLGGIAALLRYRLQ, from the coding sequence ATGCGAATCGTCAGCCGCGGCCGCGGCGAGGAGGGGCGCGAGCGGATGACACTCGTCCCCGAGAACGTCGACGACCTCTGGCACCTCTCGTACGTGCTCGAACCGGGCGACCTCGTCGAGGGCGACACCACCCGGCGCATCCAGCGTAACGACGAACAGATGCGCGACACGGGCGGCGAGCGCGAACACCTCCACGTCACCATCGAGGTCGACGACGTGGAGTTCGCTCGCTTCGCTAACCGTCTCCGGGTCGGCGGCGAGATCGTCGGCTGCTCCCGCGAGGACCAGCTCGGGCACCACCACACGCTGAACGTCGAGGAGCGCTCCGAGCTCACCGTGGAGAAACAGTTCAAGCCCGACCAGACAGAGCGCCTGGAGGAGGCCGAACAGGCGACCGAGAACCCCGACGTCGCCATCGTCACCGTCGAAGAGGGCGAGGCGTACATCCACACCGTCGCCCAGTACGGGACCGAAGAGTACGCCTCGTTCACCCGACCGACCGGGAAGGGTGACTACGCCCGCCCCCGGTCGGAGCTGTTCGACGAGGTGGGAAAGGCGCTGTCGCACCTCGACGTCGACGCGGTCATCCTCGCCGGGCCGGGGTTCACCAAGAACGACGCCCGCGACCACCTGAACGAGGAGTACGCCGAGGCGGCCGAGAAGATAATCAAGACTGTCGACACCTCGGGTGTCGGCGACCGCGGCGTCCACGAGGTGCTCAAACGCGGCGCGGTCGACGACGTCCAAGAGCAGACGCGCATCGCCGAGGAGTCCCGGCTCATCGACGACCTGATGGACGGGATGGCTCAGGGAGCCAAGGTCGCCTACGGTATCGACGAGACGGCCGAAGCCGCCGAGTTCGGGGCCGTCGAGCACCTGCTCGTCCTCGACTCGCGACTCAGAGACGAGCGCCAGGGGACGGGCGACTGGGACGTCGACGTGAACGACGTCATCGAGACGGTCGAGCAGAAAGGGGGCGACGTGACCGTCTTCTCGGGGGAGTTCGCCCCCGGCCAGCAGCTGAAGAACCTCGGCGGCATCGCAGCGCTGTTGCGGTACCGCCTGCAGTAA